In Inquilinus sp. Marseille-Q2685, the following proteins share a genomic window:
- the coaD gene encoding pantetheine-phosphate adenylyltransferase, whose product MSKPRIGVYPGTFDPITKGHMDIIQRATRIVDHLVVAVARNDGKGPLFSTDERVELVRADVAPLVAQGISIEVRSFDVLLMHFAASVGATTVVRGLRAVSDFEYEFQMAGMNAKINPVIETVFLMASDRYQFISSRFVKEIGRLGGDIAPFVSPLVAKRLNEQFARKGLVSD is encoded by the coding sequence ATGTCCAAGCCGCGCATCGGGGTCTATCCCGGCACCTTCGATCCGATCACCAAAGGGCATATGGACATCATCCAGCGGGCGACGCGGATCGTCGACCATCTGGTCGTCGCCGTGGCCCGCAACGACGGCAAGGGCCCGCTGTTCTCGACCGACGAGCGGGTGGAGCTGGTGCGGGCCGACGTCGCGCCCCTGGTGGCCCAGGGGATCTCGATCGAGGTCCGCTCCTTCGACGTTCTGCTGATGCACTTCGCCGCCTCGGTCGGTGCCACCACGGTGGTGCGCGGCCTGCGTGCCGTCTCGGACTTCGAATACGAGTTCCAGATGGCCGGCATGAACGCCAAGATCAATCCGGTGATCGAGACGGTGTTCCTGATGGCGTCGGACCGCTACCAGTTCATCTCCTCCCGCTTCGTCAAGGAGATCGGCCGGCTCGGCGGCGACATCGCTCCTTTCGTCAGCCCGCTGGTGGCCAAGCGCCTGAACGAGCAGTTCGCCCGCAAAGGTCTGGTGTCGGATTAG